One genomic window of Magnolia sinica isolate HGM2019 chromosome 3, MsV1, whole genome shotgun sequence includes the following:
- the LOC131240597 gene encoding MDIS1-interacting receptor like kinase 2-like, with protein MYSKKSLISFLFLLLIASSKEAASSASEEAKALLKWKASLSQTEALRSWSLFPIANASAARQSSPCNWTGITCDRLRSVVGINLQNTSLQGTLDNLSFSSFPNLVGLILNQNLLRGTIPTQICSLSKLILLDLSANQLSGALPPSLANLTSILELHLSNNMITGVISPHFFTNWTRLTSLDIHNNQLTGQVPSRISLLRNVIYLDLSNNQIVGSIPPEIGTLKHLLTLGLERNNLTGVIPPSLCNMSQLKFLFLFENRVSGPVPQEIGNLRNLIYMLMGDNLLNGPIPQDLGKLMNFEHLDLSYNLLTGSLPYTLGNLTELRFLYLCGNQISGQISQEIGNLKNLYHLQICSNQLSGPIPPSISNLSSLESLVLFHNQLSGSVPQEISNLTRLQRFLMGGNNFSGHLPQVCQGGSLTHFNMENNHFTGPIPESLRNCNNLTRVRLENNQLTGNLSHVFGVYPDLWYIDLSYNRLNGELSPNWGECRNLQLLKISNNNIIGTIPWQIGQLSQLQELDLSSNNLQGTIPSSLESLSMLYKLSLQNNRLSGWVPGEIGKLSNLEILDLSKNKLSGLIPQQLGDCSKLRYLSMSENYLNGSIPFQIGNLIGLQSTLDLSCNFLSGEISQQLGKLQMLEKLNLSHNSLSGSIPSSFKEMISLSSIDFSYNDLEGPLPDGKAFHLAPSAAFIENKGLCSEVKGMQPCKSSFIKPHNGKKDHTIVIVIPIMAALFLLLVFATIFFIFLQRSRGTRNAEKRDLEVKNGNLFEICNFDGKIAYEDIIRATEDFNYKYCIGAGGYGRVYKADLQMGQVVAVKILDSSQGGEQADQRSIEKEIRALTEIRHRNIVKLYGFCSHPRCSFLVYEYLERGSLASILSGNKGAVELDWVKRMKVIRGVAHALSYMHHDCTPPIVHRDLSSKNILLDLEFEARVSDFGTARLIKPDSSNWSTLAGTYGYIAPEFAYTMRVTEKCDVYSFGVVSLEVIMGRHPGDLLSSLATSGGQDILLMDVLDQRLPPPTLENMKSLVSTATLALACLHANPQSRPSMRHVSHELSTSKAPLLGAFHMIALGQLLDAET; from the exons ATGTACTCAAAGAAATCCCTTATCTCTTTCCTCTTCTTACTACTAATAGCTTCTTCCAAGGAAGcagcatcatcagcatctgaggAAGCAAAAGCTCTACTGAAATGGAAAGCCAGTCTCTCTCAAACAGAGGCTCTCCGTTCATGGTCCTTATTCCCCATTGCCAACGCTTCTGCCGCCCGACAGAGCTCTCCATGCAACTGGACCGGAATCACATGCGATCGCTTACGAAGTGTAGTAGGTATAAACCTGCAGAATACGAGCCTACAAGGTACTCTTGATAATTTGAGCTTCTCTTCATTTCCCAACCTCGTCGGCCTCATTCTCAACCAAAACTTACTCCGTGGAACCATTCCAACCCAGATTTGTTCTCTTTCAAAGCTCATCCTCCTTGATTTGTCTGCCAATCAACTATCAGGTGCCTTGCCTCCTTCACTAGCTAATCTTACTAGCATTCTAGAGCTCCACCTTTCTAATAACATGATAACTGGCGTAATATCCCCTCATTTCTTCACCAATTGGACCAGACTCACCTCCCTTGATATCCATAACAATCAACTCACCGGACAAGTTCCGTCAAGAATTAGCCTGCTGAGAAATGTCATCTACTTAGACCTCTCCAATAATCAGATAGTTGGCTCGATACCTCCAGAAATAGGAACACTTAAACATCTCCTCACCCTAGGCTTGGAAAGAAACAATCTCACGGGTGTCATCCCTCCATCTCTGTGTAATATGAGCCAGCTGAAGTTTCTGTTCCTCTTTGAAAACAGAGTTTCAGGCCCTGTCCCTCAGGAAATAGGAAATTTGAGGAATCTGATATACATGCTCATGGGTGATAACCTTCTAAACGGTCCAATCCCTCAAGATTTAGGAAAACTTATGAATTTTGAGCATCTAGACTTGTCCTATAACCTTCTAACTGGTTCCTTACCCTACACTTTAGGAAATCTAACTGAACTTCGCTTCTTATACCTTTGTGGAAATCAGATTTCTGGACAGATCTCTCAAGAAATCGGCAATCTTAAGAATCTGTACCATCTACAAATATGTAGTAATCAGCTTAGTGGTCCAATTCCTCCGTCTATCAGCAATTTGAGTAGCCTAGAATCACTTGTTCTGTTTCATAATCAGTTATCTGGTTCAGTACCTCAAGAGATATCGAATCTAACACGTTTGCAGAGGTTCCTTATGGGTGGCAACAACTTCTCTGGCCACCTACCTCAAGTATGCCAAGGCGGATCACTCACACACTTCAATATGGAAAACAACCATTTCACCGGTCCCATCCCCGAAAGCCTGagaaattgcaacaacttaaCAAGAGTTCGGCTTGAAAATAATCAGCTCACCGGAAATTTATCCCACGTCTTTGGAGTATATCCTGATTTATGGTACATTGACCTGAGTTATAATAGATTGAATGGTGAGCTCTCCCCAAATTGGGGAGAATGTCGAAATCTACAACTGCTAAAAATCTCCAACAACAATATCATTGGTACAATTCCATGGCAGATTGGGCAGCTAAGTCAGCTGCAGGAACTCGACCTGTCTTCAAACAACCTACAAGGAACGATTCCTAGTAGCCTGGAGAGTTTGTCCATGCTTTACAAGTTGAGTTTACAAAATAACAGACTATCTGGTTGGGTACCGGGTGAAATTGGAAAACTATCCAATTTGGAGATTCTTGACCTATCAAAGAACAAGCTGAGTGGGCTGATACCACAGCAACTGGGGGACTGCTCCAAATTGCGGTATTTGAGCATGAGTGAGAATTATTTGAATGGAAGCATTCCGTTTCAAATTGGTAATCTAATAGGCCTACAGAGTACCTTGGATCTCAGCTGTAACTTCCTTTCAGGAGAGATAAGCCAACAACTTGGGAAACTGCAAATGTTGGAAAAGCTAAATCTCTCCCACAATTCACTCTCAGGTTCCATCCCATCATCTTTCAAAGAGATGATCAGTTTATCTTCCATCGACTTTTCATACAATGATTTGGAGGGCCCTCTCCCTGACGGGAAAGCCTTCCATCTGGCTCCATCAGCGGCATTCATCGAGAACAAAGGTTTATGTAGTGAGGTAAAAGGCATGCAACCTTGTAAATCCTCTTTTATAAAGCCTCACAATGGGAAGAAAGACCACACGATTGTGATCGTTATTCCTATCATGGCAGCCTTATTTCTTCTACTTGTATTTGccaccatttttttcattttcctacAAAGATCCCGCGGAACAAGAAATGCAGAGAAACGGGACTTGGAAGTGAAAAATGGAAATCTATTTGAAATATGTAATTTTGATGGAAAGATTGCATATGAAGACATCATCAGGGCAACGGAGGATTTCAATTACAAATACTGCATTGGGGCTGGAGGATATGGAAGGGTTTATAAGGCAGATCTACAGATGGGTCAGGTGGTAGCTGTGAAAATACTTGACTCGTCACAGGGTGGTGAACAAGCTGATCAAAGAAGCATTGAAAAAGAGATACGAGCATTAACAGAAATTCGACATCGCAACATCGTGAAGCTCTATGGGTTTTGTTCGCATCCTCGGTGCTCATTTTTGGTGTATGAGTACTTAGAAAGGGGAAGCTTAGCTAGCATCCTCAGCGGCAATAAAGGAGCTGTAGAATTGGATTGGGTGAAGAGGATGAAAGTTATCAGAGGAGTAGCCCATGCTttatcatacatgcatcatgattgCACTCCTCCCATAGTTCATCGGGACTTATCAAGTAAAAACATTTTGTTGGATTTAGAATTTGAGGCACGTGTCTCTGACTTTGGCACCGCAAGACTCATAAAGCCAGATTCATCGAATTGGTCCACACTCGCAGGCACTTATGGATACATAGCTCCAG AGTTTGCTTACACAATGAGAGTTACTGAGAAATGCGACGTATATAGCTTTGGTGTTGTATCACTTGAAGTGATAATGGGAAGGCATCCTGGAGATCTCCTCTCATCCTTGGCAACGTCTGGTGGCCAAGATATACTGCTGATGGATGTATTGGACCAACGCCTCCCACCTCCAACGCTTGAAAACATGAAGAGTTTGGTTTCTACAGCAACGTTGGCACTTGCATGCTTACATGCCAACCCTCAATCTCGGCCATCCATGCGCCACGTGTCTCACGAGCTATCCACTAGCAAGGCACCACTCCTTGGTGCTTTCCACATGATTGCGTTGGGTCAACTGTTAGATGCAGAGACATAA